The candidate division WOR-3 bacterium DNA window CCGTAATTTTGAAAAGAACTGGGATAAAATAAAATCAAAATACGACGAGCGGTTTCACCGGATGTGGAAATATTTCCTGCTGTCGTCGGCCGGCGGATTCCGGGCAAGAAGGAACCAATTGTGGCAGATAGTACTTTCTAAACAAGGTGTGCCGGGCGGGTATACTTCGGTACGGTAACCATATATACGGTCGCTTCACTCCCTGAGGGTATGCCTAACTTCAGGAAGTTGAAAACTTAGGAAGATGCGAACTTAAGACAAACTCCAAATTCCAAAACACAGAACTCAAACAAATCACAATTTCCATTCCGCTTCTAATTGGCAGTACCAGAAGGTTGACTGGTCGAGTTTTTTCCATATCATAATACTCGGGAGGATTATGATGATGAGAACATACAAAAAAATCCACTTTATACATATTGTTCTGGTCGTTTTTTTGATCTCTGGTTTTGTGTTTGCCCGGCAGAACAATACATTGACCGAACTGCAGCAGAAAGCGATAATCGATGAACTTTGTAGGAAAATAGAAAATATATATCCGTTCCCGGAAATAGCCGAACACACTGTATCTGGGCTGCAGGAATACTACAAACAGGGGAAATACAGAGACTATACCGACAAAAGCGAGTTCGCCAGTAATCTAACAGTAGACCTGGAGCAATTGAGTAACGATACGCATTTTTATCTTGCATACAATCCTGAGTTTGCGGCCGAGTTAACAGCGGCGGAAGATGAGGAAGTTCTGTTGGATTCGCTCACCGCACACGGGGCAGATATTGAGAGATGGAACAATTATGGTTTCAGAGAATTGAAGATATTGGATGGTGCTATAGGTTACATGGATTTGAGATTATTTTTTGCGCCCTACTATGCAGGGGACGTTGCTGTTGCAGCAATGAATTTTTTCACCAACTGCAACGCGATTATCATTGATCTCCGGCACAACGGTGGTGGCTGGGATTATATGGTGAATTTCCTTTTGAGTTACTTCGCCGAATCCCACGATGAGGTTATTTTTAGCGTAGAGCAGAATACTATAGATAGTATGTACTATGCTGGAAAGACCGTCTCTTATGTACCTGGCAAGCGGCTTACCGGTATTCCGGTCTACGTGCTTATCTCGAGCAGTACGGCTTCGGGGGCCGAGGCATTTGCGTCAAAGATCAAATACATAAACAGTAAGGCAGTACTGGTGGGTGAAACGAGTGCCGGCGCCGAGAATCCGATCGGCACAATCGTAATTGCCGCTGAATACATTTTGGACATTCCTTCATGGCGAACCGTGTACCAGAAATACGCGACGGACTGGGAAGGTGGTGGAGTTGCACCGGACATAGAGGTCGCGTCTGAAGACGCGCTCGCCGCGGCTCATATTCACGCACTCCGCAGATTGGGCGGGACGGCGGTTGAGAAGAAAGCCAAAGATAAATATGAGTGGGCGCTGGATGGGGTTCTGGCGATCTATGAGCCTGTATCGTTGCCGGGAGAAGTATTAAAATCATATGCCGGTAATTATGGGAATAGAGATATCTATTTTGAAGATGGCATGTTGTATTATCAGTACAAGAAGAGAACAAAAAGATTAATGCTGCCGGTACGAGAAGATTACTTTGTGATTGAAAATTACGATTTCTTCCGTGTCAGATTTGCGAAGGATAAAGGACGAGTTACTGTTCTCGAAGAGATATTCACCGACGGCAGTGTTACGCGGAGTACGAGAACTGATTAGTGGACTGTAAGCGCGTTTAGTTCGTTGCTCTTGTCATTTCGCTGCATGGTGATGTA harbors:
- a CDS encoding S41 family peptidase yields the protein MRTYKKIHFIHIVLVVFLISGFVFARQNNTLTELQQKAIIDELCRKIENIYPFPEIAEHTVSGLQEYYKQGKYRDYTDKSEFASNLTVDLEQLSNDTHFYLAYNPEFAAELTAAEDEEVLLDSLTAHGADIERWNNYGFRELKILDGAIGYMDLRLFFAPYYAGDVAVAAMNFFTNCNAIIIDLRHNGGGWDYMVNFLLSYFAESHDEVIFSVEQNTIDSMYYAGKTVSYVPGKRLTGIPVYVLISSSTASGAEAFASKIKYINSKAVLVGETSAGAENPIGTIVIAAEYILDIPSWRTVYQKYATDWEGGGVAPDIEVASEDALAAAHIHALRRLGGTAVEKKAKDKYEWALDGVLAIYEPVSLPGEVLKSYAGNYGNRDIYFEDGMLYYQYKKRTKRLMLPVREDYFVIENYDFFRVRFAKDKGRVTVLEEIFTDGSVTRSTRTD